In Hermetia illucens chromosome 5, iHerIll2.2.curated.20191125, whole genome shotgun sequence, a single window of DNA contains:
- the LOC119657628 gene encoding activating signal cointegrator 1 complex subunit 2, with translation MVCKVDFQNPEGLPLHELHFLIKENGVQLKVPALNNRWVKPRCYTKFHGIPLENGKLSNQVLIDEWLHEAEWFCKDLEQLLGLEHFRFWSTLVYDPKSVELIISFLQEAIPHYIPVNSICCDDNVVSLYTKILDKVLKILCRMITNKESETEWIRKQDLGKMLYSKFIISVPMMFDIIVAYGRSNINVLTKIIQTIFKIEPKYNEDLKLGLKFLKNAFKTIQGKIENEGREEGTDLPTLFDDLALYSLDCAITVCLLLETYPEARRFCSDLNMDLCIAHFYDTGIPLLYKNISLIDNTSKSIGILNSTRMELLKAFRHIVYMDIDNIIMKPSESLIPAEHFIAILTECLSERTFVVDYQKYFPIGSDIEILQQACKELDLFKVDFVLRAYTSESQSYFVESPEKYSLVDESIEDYSGEPSEIIQVVNNEDFPRKRNITEEVNQVLDLLPHLGDGFIHRVLDRYNSPESAVTAILEGNLPPDLADADQTEVYIPPDIRDQIYLETGNQRLNIYDGDKYDIMTQDNPECIIKTGKGFPGQPKTAKQLLDDKSYVREMKSRYQEYSLVEEDKEYEDEYDDSYEALADSETKSKKMASANNVIADEVDDDESEGELVESKTETDKQTQRDKSRDFCENPADIRARYEARRNMFLQKRPAASETKNVAGSTKGQGQDKSVLANRRKKEANKSSRANHNRKSGASWKRSRGMIPS, from the exons AATAATCGTTGGGTAAAGCCTAGATGTtataccaaatttcatggaattcctttggaaaatggaaaactcTCTAATCAAGTGCTTATCGATGAATGGTTACATGAGGCGGAGTGGTTTTGTAAGGACCTGGAGCAACTTTTGGGTCTTGAGCATTTCCG gttttggtcTACACTCGTTTATGACCCAAAAAGTGTTGAGTTAATTATATCATTTTTACAAGAAGCAATACCACATTATATTCCAGTGAATTCGATATGCTGCGATGATAATGTAGTATCACTTTATACGAAAATTCTTGATAAAGTTTTAAAAATTCTCTGTCGCATGATCACTAACAAAGAGTCAGAAACAGAATGGATTAGAAAACAggacctcggaaaaatgctatatTCTAAATTTATAATATCAGTTCCCATGATGTTCGACATAATTGTGGCATATGGGCGATCAAATATAAACGTCCTAACGAAAATCATTCAGACAATTTTCAAAATCGAACCAAAATATAATGAAGATCTAAAGCTCGgcttaaaatttttgaaaaacgcCTTCAAAACTATCCAaggcaaaattgaaaatgaaggaCGGGAAGAAGGGACTGATCTCCCTACCTTATTTGACGATTTAGCGCTTTACTCCCTCGATTGTGCCATCACAGTATGTTTGTTGTTGGAAACATATCCTGAGGCCCGACGATTTTGTAGCGATTTGAACATGGACCTGTGTATAGCTCATTTTTATGATACTGGAATTCCACTTCTGTATAAGAATATTTCATTAATTGACAACACATCAAAAAGTATAGGCATATTGAATTCCACTAGGATGGAACTATTAAAAGCATTTCGCCATATTGTTTACATGGATATCGACAATATTATTATGAAGCC ATCCGAGAGTCTAATACCAGCTGAGCATTTTATTGCAATACTTACGGAATGTTTGTCAGAAAGGACATTTGTTGTTGATTACCAAAAGTATTTTCCCATTGGAAGTGATATCGAAATACTGCAGCAGGCTTGCAAGGAGTT AGATTTATTCAAGGTTGATTTTGTCCTCCGAGCTTACACATCTGAATCACAATCTTATTTTGTGGAATCACCGGAAAAATATTCACTCGTGGATGAATCAATAGAAG attatagtggaGAACCATCTGAAATTATTCAAGTTGTGAACAATGAAGATTTCCCTCGTAAACGCAACATAACCGAGGAAGTTAACCAAGTTTTAGATTTGCTTCCCCACTTGGGTGATGGCTTTATTCATCGTGTCCTAGACAGATATAATAGTCCAGAATCAGCAGTAACGGCAATATTAGAAGGCAATCTTCCGCCCGACCTTGCAGATGCTGATCAAACGGAAGTTTATATTCCGCCTGACATTCGCGATCAGATTTACTTGGAAACTGGAAATCAAAGACTTAACATCTACGACGGCGACAAATACGATATCATGACGCAAGACAATCCCGAATGTATCATTAAAACTGGTAAAGGGTTTCCGGGACAGCCAAAAACCGCCAAACAATTATTAGACGATAAAAGTTACGTACGGGAAATGAAAAGTCGGTATCAAGAATATAGCCTTGTGGAAGAGGACAAAGAGTATGAAGATGAATACGACGATAGTTACGAGGCATTAGCGGATAGTGAGACAAAAAGCAAAAAGATGGCATCAGCGAATAATGTgatagcggatgaagtggacgaTGACGAAAGTGAAGGAGAATTAGTAGAGAGTAAAACTGAAACTGATAAGCAAACACAACGCGATAAAAGCAGAGATTTTTGTGAAAACCCCGCTGACATTCGTGCCAGATACGAAGCTAGACGAAatatgtttcttcaaaaaaggccGGCAGCATCGGAAACAAAAAATGTGGCTGGAAGCACTAAAGGTCAAGGGCAAGATAAAAGTGTGTTAGCGAACAGGCGAAAAAAAGAAGCAAATAAATCTTCCCGCGCTAATCACAATCGAAAATCTGGGGCATCGTGGAAGCGGAGTCGAGGAATGATTCCGTCTTAG